GATGCAGGAGGAGACGGGAGGACCTCCGAAACCTCTTCCCACACTGGGGACACTCGTAGGGCCTCTCGCCTGTGTGAAGCATCTGGTGTTCCCTCAGACTGGAGTTCCGCctgaagctcttcccacattcCAAGCAGGTGTAGGGCATTTCCCCAGTGTGGATCTTGCTGTGACTGATGAGGTGGGAGCTCCGGCTGAAGCCCTTCCCACATTCCCCACACTTGTAGGGCTTTTCCCCAGTGTGGATCACCTGGTGTTCCCTCAGATGGGAGCTGTACCTGAAGCCCTTTCCACATTCCAAGCACTTGTGGGGCTTCTCCTCAGCCTGAGActtctcccccagctctgagctctggctgGAACTCTGGTCAccatcctggcacagggtgggtCTTTCCTCCCTCCAGCTTCCTGTGCTTGGTTTGCAGCCCCTCCTTGTGTGGGATGCCCGgggcttttcctcctcctccatctgGCCACAACTTGGTAATGACAAATCCtggtttggggggaaaaaacaaggTGTGAGCGCCTTGGGCTGGGGGTTCTTCCTGCAGAGGTCCATCTCTAGAAGTCTCCAGGGGTTTTGTGTCCAAAAATATCTGTGAAGCACCAGGTTCCAAAATAATCTTGGAGGAGATCCACCTCTCTTGTCTCTCTACTCTGGGGTTTGCTGACTTTCCTTCTCTGGGCTGATGGGGGTCCCGTGGCTCCTGGGATTCCCCCTCTCTGGGGTCTTGCCTACAGATGATCCAAGGGGTTTTGAGGGTCCCAGTGGGTCCCTTCTCTTCTGACTCTCTGCTCTGGGGTTCCAGGGATCCCAGGGGTCCCCACACTCCAGGatcttctcctccctccttcaGGCTGCTGGGTcccacccagctctgggatcaTCCCTCTCCACTTTTCCCACCCCAGGGGTTTTGCGTTACCCCTCCACCACTCACCTGG
The Parus major isolate Abel unplaced genomic scaffold, Parus_major1.1 Scaffold560, whole genome shotgun sequence DNA segment above includes these coding regions:
- the LOC107199298 gene encoding gastrula zinc finger protein XlCGF49.1-like, producing MDLCRKNPQPKALTPCFFPPNQDLSLPSCGQMEEEEKPRASHTRRGCKPSTGSWREERPTLCQDGDQSSSQSSELGEKSQAEEKPHKCLECGKGFRYSSHLREHQVIHTGEKPYKCGECGKGFSRSSHLISHSKIHTGEMPYTCLECGKSFRRNSSLREHQMLHTGERPYECPQCGKRFRRSSRLLLHQRIHTEERPFCCPDCGKGFKHNSAVLLNWCLHNGERPYECPKCRKSFVRCSNSIPHGRISVG